The proteins below are encoded in one region of Acetoanaerobium noterae:
- the udk gene encoding uridine kinase has product MLRPIFIGITGGTGSGKSTVVKTIIENIPPSDIAMIEQDAYYKDQTNLPMEERIKANYDHPLAFDNDLLIEHLNLLLEGQTIEKPVYDFENHTRFRDKTVTVHPRSIIIVEGIMILEDERLRNLLDIKIFVNTDADIRILRRIQRDINERGRTVDSVIAQYLATVRPAHLQFIEPNKRYADIIIPEGGHNAVAIDLVVAKLKSIIQEQMI; this is encoded by the coding sequence GTGCTAAGACCTATTTTTATTGGAATAACTGGAGGAACTGGTTCTGGAAAAAGTACAGTAGTGAAGACAATTATAGAAAACATACCTCCGTCAGATATAGCTATGATTGAGCAAGATGCATATTACAAGGATCAAACTAATCTTCCTATGGAAGAGAGAATAAAAGCTAATTATGATCATCCTCTTGCATTTGACAACGATTTATTAATTGAGCATTTAAATTTATTGTTAGAAGGACAGACCATAGAAAAGCCTGTTTATGATTTTGAAAATCACACTAGATTTAGAGATAAAACTGTAACTGTTCATCCGAGAAGTATCATAATAGTCGAAGGAATAATGATTTTAGAAGATGAGAGACTGAGAAATCTTCTCGACATAAAAATATTTGTAAATACTGATGCTGATATTAGAATACTTAGAAGAATACAAAGAGACATAAATGAAAGAGGTAGAACAGTTGATTCTGTTATAGCCCAGTACCTTGCAACTGTTAGACCAGCACATTTACAATTTATTGAGCCAAATAAGCGCTATGCGGATATAATAATACCAGAAGGTGGTCATAATGCGGTAGCTATAGATTTAGTAGTTGCTAAGTTAAAATCTATTATCCAAGAGCAAATGATTTAA
- a CDS encoding amino acid ABC transporter permease, whose amino-acid sequence MDFGFLVDYYKFFISGTSNTLMLSFITVILGLIGGIVLSIMKLSKFKILQNISGAYIAFIRGTPLLVQLYIVYYGLKDIPMFVAGVIAMSINSSAYIAEIIRAGIMAVDKGQFEATKSLGMTGAMAYKEVILPQAFKNILPALGNEFIVLIKESAIVSVIGLHDLMYNVDTIRGITYKPFEPLLVAALIYFILTAVLSKGFGVIERRLQASD is encoded by the coding sequence ATGGATTTTGGATTTCTTGTTGACTACTATAAATTTTTTATATCTGGAACATCAAACACTTTGATGCTAAGCTTTATCACTGTTATTTTAGGATTAATAGGCGGAATAGTTCTATCTATTATGAAGCTGTCAAAATTTAAGATATTACAAAATATTTCTGGAGCCTATATTGCATTTATAAGAGGAACTCCATTATTAGTACAGCTATATATAGTATATTACGGACTAAAGGACATCCCCATGTTTGTAGCTGGAGTAATAGCAATGTCAATTAATTCATCAGCATATATTGCAGAAATAATAAGAGCTGGAATAATGGCTGTAGATAAAGGTCAGTTTGAAGCAACAAAGTCCTTAGGAATGACGGGAGCCATGGCATATAAAGAGGTAATACTTCCTCAGGCTTTTAAAAACATATTACCTGCACTTGGCAATGAATTTATAGTGCTAATTAAGGAATCGGCTATAGTATCAGTTATTGGCCTTCACGACCTTATGTACAATGTAGATACCATTAGGGGGATAACATATAAACCATTTGAACCACTTCTTGTGGCGGCACTTATATATTTTATTTTGACAGCTGTCTTATCAAAAGGATTTGGAGTAATTGAAAGGAGATTACAAGCAAGTGATTAA
- a CDS encoding transporter substrate-binding domain-containing protein, which yields MKKKLMGLGVAILMVLSFVGCSSSAEEEKSAVEMIKEKGKIVVGTSADYPPYEFHKEINGVDTYVGFDIAIAQKIAEDMGVELEIVDMKFDGLLAALTGKKIDFIAAGMNPTEERKKSVDFSIVYYDAHSTMLVAADKVDMLKAPEDFKGLKVGVQKGTIQEEIADTQFPDSEKVAISKIPNLIMELQSGKIDGIILAEVVAKSYADANESIAVNNLDLGSEGGVALAINKNQEDLLSQINSTLETIIEDKTLEKYIIEATELSAQ from the coding sequence ATGAAAAAGAAATTAATGGGATTAGGTGTGGCTATTTTAATGGTTTTAAGCTTTGTTGGGTGTAGCTCTTCAGCCGAGGAAGAGAAAAGTGCTGTTGAAATGATTAAGGAAAAAGGGAAAATCGTTGTGGGAACATCAGCTGATTATCCTCCATATGAATTTCATAAAGAAATAAATGGAGTGGATACTTATGTTGGATTTGATATAGCAATTGCTCAGAAAATAGCAGAGGATATGGGTGTTGAGCTAGAAATTGTAGATATGAAGTTTGATGGACTTCTTGCAGCATTAACTGGTAAAAAAATTGACTTTATAGCAGCGGGAATGAATCCAACTGAAGAAAGAAAAAAATCAGTAGATTTTTCAATTGTTTACTATGATGCTCATTCAACTATGCTTGTTGCAGCAGATAAAGTAGATATGTTAAAAGCCCCTGAAGATTTCAAAGGACTTAAAGTTGGAGTTCAAAAAGGAACGATACAAGAGGAAATAGCAGATACACAGTTTCCTGATTCAGAAAAAGTTGCTATTAGCAAAATTCCAAATCTTATAATGGAATTACAAAGTGGCAAAATTGATGGAATCATCTTAGCGGAGGTAGTTGCTAAATCTTATGCTGATGCAAATGAAAGCATAGCAGTAAACAATCTTGATTTAGGCTCTGAAGGTGGAGTAGCTCTTGCTATTAATAAGAACCAAGAGGATTTACTAAGCCAAATAAATAGCACGCTTGAAACTATTATTGAAGATAAAACATTAGAAAAATATATTATTGAAGCAACGGAATTATCAGCACAGTAA
- a CDS encoding ABC transporter permease subunit: MLSKILPFNKTLLRKDWHITKWFFYSYLILLIMAVPYNVARNLSKLNSNSYDTMNNLLYTLRRVLNLENELVIVALIIIPVALSVALIGEEKRKKTIEIMISGPFSRFEIFFNKIVLGIFILVVPILISGISLLIMRGTSDYVGMMFTSSQIMIWIFSYSAFAISMFSFSCIMGMLFGSSIGQFICTYIFGVFPIVFYEMFYLSYSSLYTLINGKELAYENAVRSVSKYFEMITPMQFFFRTFDYSQSAQIFFSFRLLAVAIGMLLIALVLFDLSKMEKNSEVLTFESLEGFFRLGVFLSSILAGGIIFSEMIELGTPGLFIGYVVGGFAGYKIPLYLIQKNRAS, encoded by the coding sequence ATGCTGTCAAAAATATTGCCATTTAATAAAACCTTGCTAAGAAAAGACTGGCATATAACTAAATGGTTTTTTTATAGCTATTTAATTTTGCTTATCATGGCTGTGCCATATAACGTAGCTAGAAACTTATCAAAATTAAATTCTAACTCTTATGATACTATGAACAACTTACTTTACACTTTGAGAAGAGTTTTGAATTTAGAAAATGAACTGGTTATTGTTGCTCTAATTATAATTCCAGTTGCTTTATCAGTGGCTCTTATAGGTGAAGAAAAACGAAAGAAAACAATTGAAATAATGATTTCAGGACCATTTAGTAGATTTGAAATATTTTTTAATAAAATTGTGTTAGGTATATTTATTTTAGTTGTTCCTATTTTAATATCTGGAATTTCTTTACTAATTATGAGAGGAACCAGTGATTATGTAGGAATGATGTTCACTAGTAGTCAAATAATGATTTGGATATTTAGCTATTCAGCTTTTGCGATTTCTATGTTTTCGTTTAGCTGTATCATGGGGATGCTGTTTGGATCATCAATAGGCCAATTTATATGCACTTATATTTTTGGGGTATTTCCTATTGTGTTTTATGAAATGTTTTATTTGAGTTATAGTTCACTTTATACTTTGATTAACGGCAAAGAGCTTGCCTATGAAAATGCAGTTCGCTCTGTTTCAAAGTATTTCGAAATGATAACTCCTATGCAATTTTTCTTTAGAACATTCGATTATTCTCAATCAGCCCAAATATTTTTTTCGTTTAGATTATTAGCTGTTGCTATTGGAATGCTTTTAATAGCTTTAGTTTTATTCGACCTTTCTAAAATGGAGAAAAATTCAGAGGTATTGACGTTCGAATCACTAGAAGGGTTCTTTAGACTTGGGGTATTTTTATCAAGTATTCTAGCTGGAGGAATAATATTTAGTGAAATGATAGAACTTGGAACACCAGGTTTATTTATAGGCTATGTAGTAGGGGGATTTGCAGGATATAAAATACCTCTTTATCTGATTCAAAAAAATAGAGCATCCTAG
- a CDS encoding ABC transporter ATP-binding protein: MIIGNNIYKRYYNDPVIKGVDINLKAGSIYGLIGPNGAGKTTLIKLLAGIYMPDEGSVTLDGIDIAASHEIRSCIGYIPDNLNFYPTFTVKEMKEFYKGMCKNWNEERYQILREIFTFSEKKRIKHLSKGMKTQLSLLINLSCMPKVILMDEPTSGLDPFVRREVLNLIVQDVSSRDTSVLISTHNISELEQVSDRVGFMDKGKIILQDDMEDLKYKYKKIQIAFESAMPKAFEEEFKLLSIKHYGKVYEIVIDEHYEIFKSNAIKYNPIIMEKLDMTLEEIFIHRMGGEGYAVKNIAI, from the coding sequence ATGATAATAGGTAATAATATTTATAAAAGGTATTATAATGATCCAGTAATTAAAGGAGTAGACATAAACCTAAAAGCGGGCTCGATTTACGGTTTGATAGGGCCAAATGGAGCAGGTAAAACAACTCTTATAAAGTTACTTGCAGGTATATATATGCCAGATGAAGGAAGTGTAACTCTAGATGGGATAGATATTGCAGCTTCACATGAAATACGCTCATGTATAGGGTATATTCCAGATAATTTAAATTTTTATCCTACTTTTACAGTAAAAGAAATGAAGGAATTTTATAAGGGTATGTGTAAAAATTGGAATGAAGAACGTTACCAAATACTTAGAGAGATTTTTACTTTTTCTGAAAAGAAAAGAATCAAACATCTTTCCAAGGGAATGAAAACTCAGCTTTCATTACTTATTAATTTAAGCTGTATGCCAAAGGTAATATTAATGGATGAGCCAACCTCAGGGCTGGATCCTTTTGTGAGAAGAGAAGTACTTAATTTAATAGTTCAGGATGTATCCTCGAGAGATACCAGCGTGCTTATTTCAACTCATAATATTTCTGAATTAGAGCAGGTTTCAGATAGAGTAGGGTTTATGGATAAAGGAAAAATCATTCTTCAAGATGATATGGAAGATTTAAAATATAAATATAAAAAAATTCAGATTGCTTTTGAATCAGCTATGCCTAAAGCATTCGAAGAGGAATTTAAATTACTTTCTATAAAGCACTATGGAAAAGTATATGAAATAGTGATTGACGAGCATTATGAAATATTTAAAAGTAATGCAATAAAATATAATCCGATTATTATGGAAAAATTAGATATGACATTAGAGGAGATATTTATACACAGAATGGGAGGAGAAGGATATGCTGTCAAAAATATTGCCATTTAA
- a CDS encoding GntR family transcriptional regulator, with protein sequence MFKIDMRSRTPIYEQIIDSIKELVVKGVLIPGERLPSVRDMAKEMTLNPNTVQKAYQELERQGIISTLRGKGTFISEDIQANNKILKRSQLMEELKKLVVEAIYLDLSKDELIDYIKDIYDDIVIKG encoded by the coding sequence TTGTTTAAAATCGATATGAGAAGTCGTACGCCTATATATGAACAAATAATTGATTCTATAAAGGAATTGGTTGTAAAGGGAGTACTTATTCCTGGAGAAAGGCTTCCATCAGTAAGAGATATGGCTAAGGAAATGACACTCAATCCAAACACTGTTCAAAAAGCATATCAGGAGCTAGAGCGACAAGGAATTATAAGTACATTAAGAGGAAAAGGGACTTTTATTTCTGAGGATATACAAGCTAATAATAAAATTTTAAAAAGGAGTCAGCTCATGGAAGAATTAAAAAAATTAGTTGTGGAGGCTATATATTTAGATCTTTCAAAGGATGAACTTATTGATTATATAAAGGATATTTATGATGACATTGTCATAAAGGGGTGA
- a CDS encoding DUF2703 domain-containing protein: protein MFKLIIEWKHLDVDGETCERCSDTGENIVKAINSIESDLDNSNLDIQFIETALNDNEIKESNLILINKIKIEDIIDIKIFDNYCDSCSSLLGKETVCRAVNYNGYSYDEIPIDAIKEAIYKTLGIENKGLKQRSILSNTRTNCSNDSCC from the coding sequence ATGTTTAAATTGATAATCGAATGGAAGCATCTTGATGTAGATGGAGAAACCTGCGAAAGATGTTCTGATACGGGAGAAAATATCGTCAAGGCTATTAATTCAATCGAATCAGATTTAGACAATTCTAATTTAGACATTCAATTTATAGAAACTGCTCTAAACGATAATGAAATAAAGGAATCAAACTTAATTTTGATAAATAAAATAAAAATCGAAGATATAATTGATATTAAAATTTTTGATAATTATTGTGATTCATGTTCTTCATTATTGGGGAAAGAAACTGTTTGTAGAGCTGTTAACTATAATGGATATAGCTATGACGAGATTCCAATTGATGCAATAAAGGAAGCTATATATAAAACATTAGGAATTGAGAATAAAGGCTTAAAGCAACGCTCCATATTATCAAATACTAGAACTAATTGTAGTAACGATAGCTGCTGCTAA
- a CDS encoding amino acid ABC transporter ATP-binding protein, translating to MIKLNNIHKKFGDLHVLKGIDEEINKGEVLAIIGPSGSGKSTLLRCINFLEPPCDGDVHFEGKLITKDSKILNSYRQQIGMVFQQFNLFPNKTVLENITMAPILLKKYSTEEANEIGLALLERIGLSDKKNEFPSKLSGGQKQRVAIARALAMKPKAMLFDEPTSALDPEMVGEVLELMKSLANEDVTMIVVTHEMGFAREVADRVLFMDEGAVVESGSPKEIFTCASHPRTIDFLSKVL from the coding sequence GTGATTAAATTAAATAATATCCACAAAAAATTTGGAGATTTACATGTATTAAAAGGAATCGATGAAGAAATTAATAAAGGCGAAGTATTAGCGATTATTGGACCTAGTGGTTCTGGAAAAAGTACATTGCTAAGATGCATTAATTTTCTTGAACCACCCTGTGATGGGGATGTTCATTTTGAAGGAAAACTAATAACTAAGGATTCAAAAATATTAAATTCATACAGACAACAAATTGGAATGGTATTTCAGCAGTTTAACCTTTTTCCAAATAAGACTGTACTTGAAAATATAACTATGGCACCTATACTTCTAAAGAAATATTCTACTGAAGAAGCAAATGAAATAGGGCTTGCTTTATTAGAAAGAATAGGCTTATCAGATAAGAAAAATGAGTTTCCTAGTAAACTCTCTGGAGGGCAAAAACAAAGGGTTGCTATAGCAAGAGCTCTTGCCATGAAGCCAAAAGCTATGCTATTTGATGAACCAACTTCAGCTCTTGATCCGGAAATGGTGGGAGAAGTGCTTGAGCTTATGAAGAGCCTAGCAAATGAAGATGTAACTATGATTGTGGTAACGCATGAGATGGGATTTGCCCGTGAAGTTGCAGATAGAGTTCTTTTTATGGATGAGGGAGCAGTAGTTGAATCTGGAAGCCCAAAAGAAATATTTACTTGTGCTTCTCATCCAAGAACTATTGATTTTTTAAGTAAGGTACTTTAA